A single Paenibacillus sp. FSL R5-0517 DNA region contains:
- a CDS encoding methyltransferase domain-containing protein produces MSKTTHDTIAYFKNKADKYDLVEEQAYWQLSDQLLWNVFKKEVLDRLPAGFTFFDAGGGTGRWSLKVLLEYPESTGYTYDLSEDMLRQAKAKREANDLQDRWTIRQGDLHAIEGVQPASVDVCFNFHNVLGFVEEPLKMLHEVVKLLKPKGYLVSFTPNLYHALYFNISLGRIEEARKLTGGKGRFTLEMPDIYMFTPKQLQEYYLECGLKVLNLKGFPAFIYPGFLETQIEGNTQTLSEILSDPAVFESILEIESQYLDVEELVSRGNNIFIVGQK; encoded by the coding sequence ATGAGCAAAACAACACACGACACCATTGCGTATTTCAAAAATAAAGCGGACAAGTACGACTTGGTAGAGGAACAGGCATATTGGCAGCTCTCCGACCAGCTGTTATGGAACGTTTTCAAAAAAGAGGTCTTGGATCGATTACCCGCCGGGTTCACGTTTTTTGACGCGGGTGGAGGGACTGGTCGCTGGTCGCTTAAAGTCCTTCTAGAATACCCGGAGAGCACCGGATATACGTATGATCTGTCGGAAGACATGCTGAGACAAGCGAAGGCCAAACGCGAAGCGAATGATCTTCAGGACAGATGGACGATCCGGCAAGGTGACCTTCATGCTATTGAAGGCGTACAGCCGGCATCCGTGGATGTCTGCTTTAACTTTCATAACGTATTGGGATTTGTGGAAGAGCCGCTTAAAATGCTGCATGAAGTCGTAAAGTTGCTTAAACCCAAGGGATACTTGGTATCGTTTACACCTAATCTGTACCATGCCCTGTATTTTAATATTTCCCTAGGCAGAATTGAAGAGGCACGGAAGTTAACGGGCGGCAAAGGGCGCTTCACGCTAGAAATGCCCGATATTTATATGTTTACTCCCAAGCAGCTTCAAGAATATTACCTTGAATGCGGGCTGAAGGTATTAAATCTTAAAGGCTTCCCTGCCTTCATTTATCCTGGATTTCTAGAGACACAGATTGAGGGTAACACCCAAACCCTAAGCGAGATTTTGTCTGATCCGGCTGTGTTCGAGAGCATTTTGGAGATTGAATCCCAGTATCTTGACGTAGAAGAACTTGTATCGCGTGGAAACAATATTTTTATTGTCGGGCAGAAGTAA
- a CDS encoding NUDIX domain-containing protein: MYVNVRAMIERVVNGELQLYLQIRDKPNQPKAWELPGGQLEEYESMIDGLKREVREETGLELTRIAGKDTYLQVRTGTGLLEGIQPFAVYQTLEGPIDSMGVYFRCEAEGIALQSGDQARDGRWIPVKELRQMAEQDLEAFSWIDSVGIQLYLQSEENKSFQPLEKGDLR; encoded by the coding sequence ATGTACGTTAACGTACGCGCTATGATCGAAAGAGTGGTGAACGGTGAGCTTCAACTTTATTTACAGATTCGGGACAAGCCCAATCAACCCAAAGCATGGGAATTGCCTGGAGGGCAACTCGAAGAGTATGAGTCCATGATCGATGGACTGAAACGGGAGGTCAGGGAAGAAACAGGCCTTGAACTGACTCGCATTGCAGGTAAGGATACGTATTTGCAGGTAAGGACAGGCACAGGTTTACTGGAGGGAATTCAACCTTTTGCTGTCTACCAGACACTGGAGGGACCTATCGATTCAATGGGTGTGTATTTTCGCTGCGAAGCTGAAGGCATAGCCTTGCAGTCTGGCGATCAGGCTCGTGACGGACGTTGGATACCTGTCAAAGAATTAAGGCAAATGGCAGAGCAGGATTTGGAAGCCTTCAGCTGGATTGATTCTGTGGGTATCCAGTTGTATCTGCAATCGGAAGAGAATAAATCATTTCAACCATTGGAGAAGGGGGATTTAAGATGA
- a CDS encoding class I adenylate-forming enzyme family protein, giving the protein MKDMEPRCIGEILLHQAERSPDRIAVTFGEEKCTYKQLLSTTAALQLKIEDRVREGEVVVICLPNSPAYIHAYFAVTLLGAVIMPLYSGSSEAEIRLACRTVDAALCITTHEMKSKLRIQNLSVLSQEDWQAPDEETKPIYRPRLADEVALMLQTSGTTGNPKIVQHTHHSLITNVKAHCESLSLTEKDTVLITLPMPFGYCNTSQFLSHLYLGGELVIMTGLFLPSSFMKTMQEQDITVVTAVPTMLQALSLLKSDYKALPHLRYICFGGGQVTPNILESVRKKLPSHVKMVQTYGQTEAGPRITTRIISGVYEPSNVGQAIRGVEISIRDEEGNRLGVHEPGDIWIHSPSIMKGYYLNAAETDKVLQNGWLRTGDRGYLDEQNNLWLLGRTKLLIKTGGKQVHPEEIERLIMEHFPLEQAIVKGEADPWLGEALVAYIIPRKSDTLVEATDILRFCRSKLSAYKVPKRVEIVQTLPRTATGKIRRD; this is encoded by the coding sequence ATGAAGGATATGGAACCTCGGTGTATCGGGGAAATACTGTTACATCAGGCAGAACGGAGTCCGGATCGGATTGCCGTAACATTCGGCGAGGAGAAGTGCACGTATAAGCAACTTTTGTCCACAACCGCGGCCTTGCAGTTAAAGATTGAGGACCGTGTTAGGGAAGGCGAAGTGGTGGTGATCTGCTTGCCCAACTCTCCTGCCTATATCCATGCTTACTTCGCGGTTACCTTACTGGGAGCGGTAATCATGCCGCTCTATTCCGGCAGTTCCGAGGCAGAAATCAGGCTGGCGTGCCGCACGGTAGACGCTGCTCTCTGTATCACTACTCACGAGATGAAATCCAAGCTACGTATTCAGAACTTGTCCGTCCTGAGCCAGGAAGATTGGCAGGCACCGGATGAGGAGACCAAGCCCATATACAGGCCTCGTCTTGCAGACGAGGTTGCCTTAATGCTGCAAACGTCGGGAACAACCGGGAATCCCAAAATCGTGCAGCACACTCACCATAGCTTAATTACCAATGTGAAGGCTCATTGCGAATCTCTGTCACTGACGGAGAAAGATACCGTGTTGATTACCCTTCCTATGCCTTTTGGCTATTGCAATACCTCCCAGTTCTTGAGCCACCTGTACCTGGGTGGAGAATTGGTCATTATGACTGGTCTATTTCTACCGTCTTCATTCATGAAAACGATGCAAGAGCAAGACATTACCGTAGTTACTGCAGTACCCACCATGCTGCAAGCGTTGAGCCTGCTGAAATCCGATTATAAAGCGCTGCCCCATCTGCGTTATATCTGCTTTGGGGGAGGACAAGTCACGCCTAACATACTGGAATCTGTTCGCAAGAAACTGCCTTCCCATGTGAAAATGGTGCAAACGTACGGCCAAACGGAGGCTGGTCCGCGTATTACAACCAGGATCATTTCGGGAGTATACGAACCATCTAATGTAGGGCAAGCCATACGCGGGGTTGAAATCTCCATAAGAGATGAAGAAGGGAATCGCTTAGGCGTTCATGAACCTGGTGATATATGGATTCACAGTCCCAGCATCATGAAGGGATATTACCTCAATGCAGCAGAGACGGATAAAGTTCTGCAAAACGGATGGCTTCGTACAGGAGATCGAGGTTACTTGGACGAACAAAATAATTTGTGGCTACTGGGAAGAACCAAACTGTTGATCAAAACAGGAGGAAAACAAGTACATCCTGAGGAAATTGAGCGACTGATCATGGAGCACTTTCCACTGGAGCAAGCCATTGTCAAAGGAGAGGCCGACCCCTGGCTCGGCGAAGCACTGGTGGCTTACATCATTCCTCGCAAGTCGGATACACTTGTTGAAGCTACAGACATTTTGCGTTTTTGCCGTTCCAAGTTATCCGCTTACAAGGTACCTAAAAGGGTGGAAATTGTGCAAACCCTTCCGAGAACCGCTACCGGAAAGATCCGAAGAGATTAA
- a CDS encoding SDR family oxidoreductase, producing the protein MHISLQGLRLLLVGGSGTLGGCLLEKMLQEGAIVAATYNQTPIHSNDYHMGIQDRLHVGHLDVTNTELLDESLQVLMDRLEWVDGLIYNAGIINDASLEEMSYAQWRDVMQVNLDGAFLVSQKVSKVMKERGRGKIIHVSSYRGIVGSAQQSNYAASKAGLNALTKSMARELGSFGIAVNAICPGFMRTNLNRHHAGKYQKALDESLLSRISTPEETANFILYLLSEHVANVSGQIFQMDSRG; encoded by the coding sequence GTGCACATTTCTCTTCAAGGACTTCGATTGCTTCTTGTTGGGGGTTCGGGAACGCTTGGAGGGTGTCTTCTTGAAAAAATGCTGCAAGAAGGGGCGATTGTTGCTGCCACCTATAACCAAACCCCTATTCATAGTAATGATTATCATATGGGTATACAGGATCGTCTGCATGTCGGTCATCTGGATGTCACGAATACGGAACTACTGGATGAATCATTGCAAGTACTGATGGATCGACTGGAATGGGTGGATGGGCTGATATATAATGCCGGAATTATCAACGATGCGTCTTTAGAGGAGATGAGTTATGCTCAATGGCGCGATGTTATGCAGGTTAACCTGGATGGCGCATTTCTCGTCTCTCAGAAGGTCAGCAAGGTGATGAAGGAACGAGGCAGGGGGAAAATCATTCACGTGTCCTCTTACCGCGGTATTGTAGGAAGCGCACAGCAAAGTAATTATGCAGCTTCCAAGGCCGGACTTAATGCTCTGACCAAATCAATGGCACGTGAGTTGGGTTCATTCGGCATTGCCGTTAATGCAATCTGTCCCGGATTTATGCGAACCAATCTGAACCGGCATCATGCTGGAAAATATCAAAAGGCTCTCGATGAGAGTCTTTTGTCCCGCATTTCCACACCGGAGGAGACAGCGAATTTTATTCTCTACCTGTTGTCCGAACACGTTGCCAACGTCAGCGGGCAAATCTTTCAAATGGACAGCAGGGGCTAG
- a CDS encoding phosphopantetheine-binding protein, which yields MSHYETVCRLVKEELEDRIEENYVFSGKENLVSDLQLDSIMILQLIIKMEDEFQITIEDDELTPQLFENVEVLTAFVDTKTA from the coding sequence ATGTCGCATTATGAAACGGTGTGCAGGCTCGTAAAAGAAGAGCTTGAGGATCGAATTGAAGAGAATTATGTCTTTTCGGGAAAAGAAAATCTGGTTTCTGATCTGCAACTGGACTCCATCATGATTCTTCAGTTGATCATCAAGATGGAGGATGAGTTTCAAATCACGATTGAGGATGATGAACTTACACCGCAACTATTTGAGAATGTTGAAGTGTTAACGGCCTTCGTTGATACCAAGACAGCGTAA